A stretch of DNA from Leucobacter luti:
GCTGCTCAGTACGTACGGCAAGGTTCGTACCGAACAAGCGCAGTCTCAGTCTGACGAAAAGGGGCAGACGATGAAGTTCTCTGTCGCTGCGCGCCAGGGGGACGAAACTCCGGTGGCCCTGTCCACCGGAGCGGGCGGGGCGCTCGTGGCGACCACAGTGATCGAGGAACAGATCGTGGACGCTGACGGTGGACGCTACAAGCCCCAGGCCAAGGGCGAAGTAACGGCCCTCTCGGGGCTGACCGGAGAGCAGGATCGCCTGGTGCAGGAAGTCGCGCACCAGATGCTGTTCTTCGTCCCGAGCAAGGCCGAAGACGCAAAGATTCAGCTGCTCGGAGTTACGAGCGAGCTGGTGGGAGTGAGGAACTAAGAATGACCCAGCAGATTCCCGAACGACTGCCCGGTGGCGGAATTGATCTGAGCCACCTCGCGGCGCGCGGCCAGGCCAGTGGCCAGCAGAGCGGAGCCCCAGCGGCTGCGGGTGCAGGTGCACCCGCAGGGGCGCAGGTGGTCGACGTGCCATCGCTGGTCATGGATGTCACTGACGCAAGTTTTGAGCAGGCCGCGCAGCTCTCGACAGTGGTGCCGGTCATCGTCGAGCTGTGGGCCGAATGGAGCGAGCCGGGTACGTCGCTGAGCCCGGTGCTCGCGAAAGTCACCCGTGAGCTCGCAGGCCGTGCTCTGCTCGCGCGGGTGAATGCCGACGCAAATCCTGGCCTGGTGCAGGCATTCCAGGCCCAGTCGATTCCGACTGTCGTTGCCCTCATCGGCGGCCGTCCCGTGCCACTGTTCCAGGGCGCGCAGCCCGAAGAGCAGGTGCGCGAGATCTTCGGGCAATTGATGCAGCTGGCGGAGCAGCACGGCGTGGTCGGACGCGTCGCAGCGCCGGACAGTGACGGCTCGGACGAGCCTCAGGTCCCCGCGGAGCCCGAAATTCCTGCGGCCCACGTCGCGGCAGTTGAGGCTGCGGAGCGCGGCGATTTCGAGACCGCGGTCGCCGAGTGGGAAGCAGTTCTGTTGAAAGCGCCTGCTGACGCGGTTGCGCGTGCCGCGCTCGTGCAGATGAAGCTTCTCCAGCGGCTCTCCGGGGCAAACGCTGAGGCAATCCGCTCGGCCGCTGCTGCCGCACCTCAGGGGGTAGCCGAGCAGCTCGCCGTCGCTGATCTCGACCTCTCCGGTGGACACATCGAAGATGCCTTTTTGCGTCTGCTCGATCTCTTCGCGGTGAGCGGCGAAGATGAGCGCGCTGTGGTGCGCGAGCGCCTGCTTGAACTGTTTGAAGTGGTCGGTGTCGCAGATCCGCGCGTGATCGCTGCTCGCGGGCGGCTCGCGAACCTGCTCTACTGAGCGGCTTCGAGGTGTCTGACACGCGCGCGTATCTGGACCATGCTGCGACCTCGCCGATGCCTGACGAGGTCGCAGCGGAGTACCTGCGCGCGTTGCGGCTCGTGGGCAATCCCGCCTCGACGCACGCACACGGCCAGCTCGCTAGCGAATCGCTTGAACACGCGCGAGACGAGATCGCCCGACTCCTGGGCTGTGATCATGCCGAGCTGATCTTCACGAGCGGTGGCACCGAATCAATTAATCTTGCGCTCAAAGGCCTGTACTGGGCCAGACGTCGGGCGGGCAGCGGGAACACGATTCTCGTTGCTGAGGGTGAACACCATGCGACGATCGAGGCGGCGGAGTGGCTTCGAGACAGCCAGGGCGCCTCACTCATTTGGATGCCCGTCGATCCTGATGGGCGGCTCGCACCGGAGACGTTGAGCGCCGTTATCGCCGAGACAGGCCCTGACAACGTCGCGCTCGTATCTTTTCTCTGGGCGAACAACGAGGTGGGTACGGTGCAGCCCGTTACTGAGCTCTGTCAGATTGCCACGGAGGCTGGCATCCCAAGCCACGTGGATGCGGTCTCTGCCCTGGGGCAGCTTCCCATTCATTTCGCCAATTCAGGAGCCGCCGCGGTGAGCGTGTCGGCCCACAAGATCGGGGGACCGGTCGGCGTCGGGGCTCTCGTCCTTGGCCGGCGGGCGACCGCGGATGCGCTGCTCCACGGCGGGACGCAGCAACGATCTCGATCGGGCACTCAGAACGTTGCTGGCGCTGTAGCCTTCGCTGCCGCGTTGCGACGTGCCGTCGGGCCAGGAGGGGAACCGGATCCGCGCGCGGTCGCCCGCCTCACCGAGCTGCGCGATGCACTGATCGCGGGAGTCCATGCAGCTGACCCCAGCGCCATACTGCGCGGTGCCACGCCCGGTCCGGCTCGGCTCCCAGGCAACGCCCATTTCACCTTCCCCGGCTGCCAGGGCGATTCGCTGGTGTTTTTGCTCGACGCTGCTGGCGTGTCCGCCTCCGTTGGCTCGGCGTGCCAGGCCGGCGTCGCCGAAACTTCGCACGTCTTGCTTGCCATGGGCGTGCCTGAGGCCGAAGCTGCTGGTGCCTTGCGCTTTACGCTTGGCGTGGACACGGAGCTCGCCGAAATCGAGCGGCTCCTCGAGGCGCTCCCAAATGCTCTTGCGCGAGCGCGCACAGCCGGACTCGTCTAGACTATTCCGGTGAAAGTTCTGGCGGCAATGAGCGGGGGTGTCGACTCCGCGGTAGCAGCAGCGCGCGCGGTCGAGGCCGGGCATGATGTAGTTGGCGTGCACCTCGCACTGAGTCGGATGCCGGGAACGGTGCGCACAGGAGCACGCGGCTGCTGCACGATCGAGGACGCCATGGATGCGCGGCGCGCGGCGAATCTCCTCGGGATCCCTTTTTACGTGTGGGACCTGAGTGAACGATTCCGTGAGGATGTCGTCGATGATTTCATCGCCGAGTACGCCGCGGGGCGCACGCCGAACCCGTGTATGCGATGCAACGAGAAGATCAAGTTTGCCGCGCTCCTCGACAAGGCGATCGCGCTCGGTTTCGATACGGTCGCAACCGGCCATTACGCCACGCTCACTGATGGGCCTGGTGGACGGCAATTGCACCGCGCCAGTGCGTGGTCGAAGGATCAGTCGTATGTACTCGGCGTTCTGACCGAGCGGCAGCTTGCACACTGCTATTTCCCGTTGGGCGATACGCCATCGAAGGATCTCGTGCGTGCTGAAGCCGCCGAGCGGGGGCTGCAAGTAGCGCAGAAGCCCGACAGCCATGACATTTGCTTCATTCCCGACGGTGATACACGTGGCTGGCTTTCGGATCACGTGACGCGCACCCCCGGCGAGATTCTTGACGAGGACGGCGCCGTGATCGGCAGCCACGATGGCGCGCACGGGTACACCGTTGGGCAGCGCCGTGGCTTGCAGCTCGGGAAACCCGCTGATGACGGGAAGCCACGTTATGTCCTCTCGATTCGCCCGGTGTCGAACCAGGTGGTCGTCGGGCCCAAAGAACGGCTCGCGATTTCGCGAATCGCTGGAGGGCGATTCAGCTGGGCAGGTGAGCCTGGATTTGATGCGAGCGAGCGCTTCGCGTGCGAAGTGCAAATCCGCGCGCACGCCGAGCCCGTGCCGGCGTTTGCCCGGCTCGAACCGATCCTGGAAGCTGAGCGTACCGAGCAGCATCGCGATGATGCAACGCACGAGATCGTGGTCGATATCAACTTGAAGCTCGCTGAGCCGCTCCTCGGTGTGGCACCGGGCCAGACTGCCGTGCTGTACATCGGTACGCGTGTGCTCGGACAATTCACGATCGACCGCGCGGTGCCGGACGAGTCGGCGACTGCGGGGTCGGCAGCGTCGACAGCCTCGGCGGATCCGCAGGCGCAGGTATCGCAGCCGTAATCCTGCACGGGGGCCTCCGCAGGAGTATCGCCTTCGAGTCGTGTCTCGCCCAGCGCACCGCGATTCCTCTGCGCAGTGTCGGTGGTCGATCCTAGAATTGACGTGTGAACACCTTTTCCGCTGAGTCACCCGCCGAGCTGCCGACAGATTTCGAGGCCGCACGTGAAGAAGTCGCGCGCCTCACCTCCGAGATCGAGCGGCTGCGGCTGTCGTATTATTCCGAAGGCGCGAGCCTGGTCTCGGACGCGGAATACGATGAGCAGTTCCACCGTTTGGAGGCTCTTGAGCGTGCGTTCCCTGAACTCGCAGGGCAGGACAGCCCGACACGCGAGGTGGGCGCCGCGGTTGTATCAGCGGGCTTTCCGGAGCATGAGCACGCAGAGCGTCTCCTCAGCCTCGATAACGTGTTCTCGCTCGAAGAGTTTCGTGAGTGGGCAGAGAAAACGCGCGCCGCGTCCGGGCGTGCGGTGCGCTGGCTCTCCGAGCTGAAGATTGACGGCCTCGCAATTAGCCTCGCCTATCGCAACGGGGTGCTTGAGACCGCCACCACGCGTGGCGATGGCCGAGTCGGAGAAGACATCACAGAGAACGTTGACCTGATCCCGGTGATCCCGCGGACGCTCTCAGGGGAGGGAATTCCTGAGTTTTTCGAGGCGCGTGGTGAAGTCTTTTTGCGTGGCGAAGATTTCGAGTGGCTGAATGAACGGCAGCATGCCCTGCAGGCCGAGTATGTCGCGGAACAGCGGGCGCGCGGCCGCGCAGTAGACGAGATTCCCGTGCGATATCCGGAGTTTGCGAATGCCCGCAACACAGCGGCCGGAAGTCTCAGGCAGCGTTCTGACAAGAAGACGCCGGCAGAGCGAGAGCTGATGCGCGAGCGGCTCGGCCGGCTTTCGCTGTATGTGCACGGGATTGGCGCATGGGCGCATCCCGACTTCGAGAATCAGTCTGATGCGTATCGTCTCCTGGCCGATTGGGGGCTGCCAGTGTCACCGCACTCGCGCGTGTTCGACACGATCGACGAGGTGACCGCATTCATCGAAGATCGTGGTGCACACCGGCACGACGTGGAACACGAGATTGACGGCATTGTCGTCAAGGTGGATGAGCTCGCGTTGCACGCAGAATTGGGCGAGACGAGCCGTGCTCCGCGTTGGGCGATCGCGTACAAGTATCCGCCTGAGGAAGTGCACACGCGGTTGCTGGATATTCGCGTGGGCGTGGGCCGAACCGGCAGGGCAACGCCGTACGCCGTGATGGAGCCGGTGAAGGTCGCCGGATCGACCGTGCGGCAGGCGACGCTGCACAACCAGCAGGTGGTTGCAGCGAAGGGCGTGCTGATCGGCGACACCGTCGTGCTGCGAAAAGCCGGAGACGTTATTCCAGAGGTGCTCGGTGCGGTGCTCGAGTTGCGCGATGGCTCCGAGGTCGAATGGCGTATGCCAGCCGAGTGCCCCGAGTGCGGCA
This window harbors:
- a CDS encoding tetratricopeptide repeat protein, producing the protein MTQQIPERLPGGGIDLSHLAARGQASGQQSGAPAAAGAGAPAGAQVVDVPSLVMDVTDASFEQAAQLSTVVPVIVELWAEWSEPGTSLSPVLAKVTRELAGRALLARVNADANPGLVQAFQAQSIPTVVALIGGRPVPLFQGAQPEEQVREIFGQLMQLAEQHGVVGRVAAPDSDGSDEPQVPAEPEIPAAHVAAVEAAERGDFETAVAEWEAVLLKAPADAVARAALVQMKLLQRLSGANAEAIRSAAAAAPQGVAEQLAVADLDLSGGHIEDAFLRLLDLFAVSGEDERAVVRERLLELFEVVGVADPRVIAARGRLANLLY
- a CDS encoding cysteine desulfurase family protein, which translates into the protein MPDEVAAEYLRALRLVGNPASTHAHGQLASESLEHARDEIARLLGCDHAELIFTSGGTESINLALKGLYWARRRAGSGNTILVAEGEHHATIEAAEWLRDSQGASLIWMPVDPDGRLAPETLSAVIAETGPDNVALVSFLWANNEVGTVQPVTELCQIATEAGIPSHVDAVSALGQLPIHFANSGAAAVSVSAHKIGGPVGVGALVLGRRATADALLHGGTQQRSRSGTQNVAGAVAFAAALRRAVGPGGEPDPRAVARLTELRDALIAGVHAADPSAILRGATPGPARLPGNAHFTFPGCQGDSLVFLLDAAGVSASVGSACQAGVAETSHVLLAMGVPEAEAAGALRFTLGVDTELAEIERLLEALPNALARARTAGLV
- the mnmA gene encoding tRNA 2-thiouridine(34) synthase MnmA, with protein sequence MSGGVDSAVAAARAVEAGHDVVGVHLALSRMPGTVRTGARGCCTIEDAMDARRAANLLGIPFYVWDLSERFREDVVDDFIAEYAAGRTPNPCMRCNEKIKFAALLDKAIALGFDTVATGHYATLTDGPGGRQLHRASAWSKDQSYVLGVLTERQLAHCYFPLGDTPSKDLVRAEAAERGLQVAQKPDSHDICFIPDGDTRGWLSDHVTRTPGEILDEDGAVIGSHDGAHGYTVGQRRGLQLGKPADDGKPRYVLSIRPVSNQVVVGPKERLAISRIAGGRFSWAGEPGFDASERFACEVQIRAHAEPVPAFARLEPILEAERTEQHRDDATHEIVVDINLKLAEPLLGVAPGQTAVLYIGTRVLGQFTIDRAVPDESATAGSAASTASADPQAQVSQP
- the ligA gene encoding NAD-dependent DNA ligase LigA, translated to MNTFSAESPAELPTDFEAAREEVARLTSEIERLRLSYYSEGASLVSDAEYDEQFHRLEALERAFPELAGQDSPTREVGAAVVSAGFPEHEHAERLLSLDNVFSLEEFREWAEKTRAASGRAVRWLSELKIDGLAISLAYRNGVLETATTRGDGRVGEDITENVDLIPVIPRTLSGEGIPEFFEARGEVFLRGEDFEWLNERQHALQAEYVAEQRARGRAVDEIPVRYPEFANARNTAAGSLRQRSDKKTPAERELMRERLGRLSLYVHGIGAWAHPDFENQSDAYRLLADWGLPVSPHSRVFDTIDEVTAFIEDRGAHRHDVEHEIDGIVVKVDELALHAELGETSRAPRWAIAYKYPPEEVHTRLLDIRVGVGRTGRATPYAVMEPVKVAGSTVRQATLHNQQVVAAKGVLIGDTVVLRKAGDVIPEVLGAVLELRDGSEVEWRMPAECPECGTALRAMKEGDIDLRCPNARDCPAQVRGRVEHIGSRGALDVEVLGEITAAALTQPEVPATPPLETEAGLFELTLEQIVPIEVIVRDAETGAQKIDPDTGAPVRRAPFQRVTIEYPPEAAALDAAERRRRGFTKNHRVVTPSKDAETFLQELDRAKTKPLWRLLVSLNIRHVGPVAARALADWFGSLDAIRAATADELAQVDGVGSTIAESLTDWFAVDWHREIVERWTAAGVQWSTPGHPGPGAAVAEGGVLAGLTIVATGALDGFTRDGAKEAIIQAGGKAAASVSKKTDFVAAGPGAGSKLAKAEELGIPVLDAAQFAVLVSEGPDALGLES